The genomic window aatttttttaatgctttttccaCAATACAATATttggaaaaaatgcacttccattcaaaaaaaaaaattcacaatttatACATTTCCTCACTTGAATTTCCAGCCTGGATATTGCCATTATGTCTTGATCTCGtgcgagtttctcgtcacgagccACACCTGTTCAACTCAGCCTCATCAACACTGACCAAACGGCAACATAaagtctgctcattttacacgctACAGTGAGAAAGCGACTTGTGACTTCCTGactaaaaaacaaccaaaatttaatgaagaaaaagagatggatattactgtggacagtacggATAGACGCAGAAGTAGCCACCTGAAAACCTTCAAAAATCCAAACAGTTGTACCGCAATGGACgtgattgtttccatgggtgaggcattgctaaatgtcagcacacaaaacaaaataatgagagACAGAACACTGATGACATGTTCAATGTGTCACGAGGTGTGTTCTACATTCCTCCTGGTCAGGTATTGGTGTTGTGTTTCATGTCAGGGGTTTGTGGGGACAGGATTGACTCAGGAGTGTCAGGTCGGCCACCAGGAGTGTCTGGTGATGGTATGGTCTCATGATGAAGAAGAGCTAGGTGAAGAAGATGTTCACAGTGGGGGGAAACCTAACTGTGGCAGCTGAAGACCTGGTGCTGAATCAGGCCTGTGGTTGAAACCTGTCTCCGATATGTTTTTTGCACTCAGACCGGATGTTCACAGGTAGGGCGGTTAACAGGTCTTAAGCAGTTTGtgcatgtcatcatcatcatgtcctACTTTTAGCTCGTCCAGGGAGTGAGTGTTAGCATGGCTCAGTAACTTCCGGATAGAACATCCCTGACGTGAACCAACCTGCTCCTCGTGGGCCTACATGAGGCTTGTAAAGTGCGTCCGGTGGTTGTAGCGACATGTGGATCGCCGTACCTCCGTCGGGAACGGTTCCTCCGCTCCGGTGTGCGCCGCCGTTTCCAGCGGAGAAGCTAAGTTAGCTTCGTTGGACAGCAGGGAATGATTCTCCCGTGGAACATCATCACACAGAGAGAAGAACACATCACCCAATTACACAGATCCATCAGGGGCAGGGCATGTCGGCATTTTGTCTCTGGGAGGAATCCACGGTAGTCTCTCCTGACGCGACCTAACCGTGAAGCCGAGCTGCGTTGTTTCCGGCTGACACGCCGCGCTTAATACCTTTAGCATCTTCGGCTAGCAGGGCATCAGACTGGCGTTAAAGGTTAAAAAATCTAACCAGCAACATACAGGTTGTCCTGGTTCACTTTGTGGCGAACTGATGATCGGAACGACAGACGGCTAGCACGTTAGCTACCGGAAGAAGCTGcagcttcctcttcttcttcctccagtttAACGACGCATTACACCGGATGTGGCATCGACGAGCATCTACAGGACAAGTTATTGATTAACACAATATTCACTAGCTTTGGGTACTACGTTAGCTTCAGTGAATGTTATTGTGATTTAATAAAGTAATTGTTTAACTTGTTAGGTGTTACTTTGGTAAAACGTCGGTCACTTCTGATCCGGTCGTGTGAAAATGCTTTTATCTTGAAAATCCGGACACCGATCCGGAAGTATGACAACTTCCTGGATAGCGGTCGACACCCCGTAGCCCATCGGTGGCAGCAAGGAACCTGTAGAATCCATTCGTTTGGATTATCCTGTTTTTGGAAAATCTCCCGGGATGATTCGGCTAAAATGATCGCTTGTTAGCCACATATGCTAAAGGATTTGAGAGATAGCCTCGCTGCTGCTGTCCGACGAAGCTAATGTCGCTAAAGTAGCCTGCTAGCTGGAGACAGACGGTCGTTCGTGTTCTGGTTTATGAACATCTGACGCATCGATGAGTCAAATATCCCGCAAACCACTGGACACAGTTTTCCAGCCTCACGTCACCCCAACCAAAACAGGTTGGTTCCCCACAATGGAACCCCGTGGACGCAGATCCACTGAGAGTTCTACTGGTCCGGACCATTCAAAGCGTTCAGAGCTGAGTCTATTACTAGTGAGTGTCATAGTAGTATAGGTTGATCGCTGAGGCCACTATGGGACGTGCTTTGGGGCAATAATGACCTCATTGGTACTGTGTAGGGGTGGAGAAGATATTTGTGAATCATCAATAGTGAAGTGCAGTGATCAGATGACCAGGAACACAGAACTCTCATTGCATCAGCAGGAgtgttccagaccctcccctgCCAGAACATCCAGTTGTTTCCTGTTCAGCTGAGCTCAGGAATTCAGAATCAGACCTTATGTTGGTTCCACTGTTATGTGTTCTATCCTCCAGCTGCAGTCTAACGGTTCTGCCTCTGACCTCCACAGATGTCCAGCTGCTGCCACTCAGTCCAGAAGAAGTTCCTTCTCGGCAGCAGAACTGGAGCCCCAGTCTGGATCAGGAGGAGCCCCCAGAGCTGCCACACATTAAAGAAGAACAGGAGAAACTGTGGCCCAATCTGGAGGAAGAACGGCTCCATGGATTGGTGGAGACTGAGATCACCCAGTTCACATTCAGCCCCGTCTCTGTAAATGGGGAAGAAGAGGAACCTCAGGCCTCACAGTTTGATCATGCTGAAGACATGAAGAACAAGTCTGATGGAAAGAACCATGGAGGACAAGAACCAAACGGAGAGTTTAATCCAGGAGTGAAGCTATCAGGACTGGACAACACAAGGCTTCATACTGAAGGTAAATGTTTGGCTTCACCCCACAGTCTTAATATTATTggctgttaccatgacaacatgaCCCTGGAATGGTCCATTCGGGGGGTTCTGGAACGTTTCACTCCGTCTCCTCTTATTCTTGTTCCAAGCATTTGCCAGAAATGTGCAGCGGGCATCAGGTCCAGGGTTCAGAGGTCAACCCAACACTAATTGATTGTCACTGCAGTGACCTCTGGGAGATTTTCTTGACGTTGGCTCACAAAGTGTTCAAGTCTGGGCCTCTTCTACATTTTCAACTGGTTTCTCACAGTTAGAAGCACTGTAACCGGTATTCTTGACCTGATCAGGTCATCATGGACCTGATCAAGTCACTATTGACCTGGTCAGGGCACCATTGACCCAATCGGCGCAACATTGACCCAGTCAAAGCACCATAATTGGTGCCCTGATTGGGACAGTGATGCCCCAGTCGTGTCATTGGTTCCCTGATCGGTCTCAGCTGCTGTGGCTGAACAGCGGATGAAAATTTTAAAGCCTcgtatttttaaaaaggttttagaaataaaaaagatgtaatgctgggtttttttttccacatttgcttttcattcaatagttttctttgcctttagttcatatattctcctgtggacactgcaccaagttGACAAAGCCTTCTCCAAACAATTGTCTATAAGCTGTACtcttattattttgttgtgatggctgacatttagccatgcCTCACCCAAGGAAACAATCGCGGTAcaaatttttggatttttgcatGTTTTCGCATGGCTTCCAATGCGTCTTTATCtgtactgtccacagtaatatctgtctctttttcttcattaactttttggtcaagaaagcactcattatCACAACTCattgctctcactgcagcgtgtaaaatgagcagacgtcaGGTTGTTGTTTGACAAATTTTGATAAGGCTAAGTCACGCAGGTGAGGCTCGTGACAAAAAATTCGTGCAAGCTCAAAACGTCATGGCGATATCCTGGTTAGAAATTTAAGTGGTGAAATGGataaattatgaatatttttgttgaacggaagtgcattttttctcAGTATTATATTGTGGAAAATTAATAAACTTTCAGTATTTCTTATTgcaagtatttaaagcttgcgtcccagggatgcatgttgtctgatgatcgtgaGTCCTTGTCAAAAagtgtgcgtcaaagacgcaagtaCGCACGCTAACGAGAAGTCTGCTCTGTGACTTCTAAGAGGGAACGGTTGTGTCCTCAGGTTTGTGGGTTTTCAGAACGGTTGACACGTTGAACTGGTCTGGAGGACTGGAGAACAATGATTGTCCTTCTTTACCTCATTTGACAGCTGCACTCTCATAAAGTGGTGACCAGAGTTCTAATGGTTCTGTCTGATCTCCGCAGACGTCCAGCTGCTGTGGTTCAGTCCAGAAGAGGTTCCTCCTCAGCAGCAGGACCAGAGCCCCAGTCTGGACCAGGACAATCTCCCAAAGTTCCCACACATtaaagaggaacaggaggaactgTGGACCGGTCCGGAGGAAGAAGGGCTCCAGGGGCCTGAGGAGGCTGAGATCACCCAGTTCAGGTTCAGTCCCGTCTCTGtgaaggatgaagaagaggatcgTCAGACCTCACAGCTTCATCACGCCGAGGACATGAAGAACGAGTCTGATGGAGAGGAATGtggagaaccagaaccagatggGGACTTGAATCCAGACAGTCCTTTAGAAAAAGATAATGATGAGGAGACATCACTGTCCTCTGAACCTGCCACTGATGACAGTCATGACTGGGAGCCCAGGAGACCTTCGTCGGATTTAAGCCCACGGACCAATGAAAAAGGAAGTGAGTGTCATGCCGGGAAAGCAGTGAAGCTCTTCACGTGTTCCGTTTGTGAGAGAAAGTACAGCTGGAGGAACTCATTGATGATTCACATGAGACTTCACACTGAGGGGAAAAGTTTCCACTGCTCCGTCTGTCAGAAGGTTTATCCGCGGAGGGGAGATGTTGAAAGacacatgagagtccacacCGGCGAGAAACCCTTCGCTTGTTCTGTCTGTGGGACGGGTTTTGCACGAAACAGTACTTTGAAGGAACACATGAGGACCCACACTGGTGACAAGCCCTTCAGCTGTCCAGTGTGTGGCTTAAGATTCACGCAGAGCTCCATCCTGACAACACACCTCCGGATCCACACTGGGGAGAAACCCTACAGCTGCTCCATCTGCCACACCTCCTTCAGCTTCAGAGGGACGCTGTCCAAACACATGAGGAAGCATTCAGCGGACAAACCCTTCAGGTGCTCCATCTGCGGCGCTGTATTCACCCGGCGCTCGGCTCTGACAAAACACGGCAAGCTTCACAGCCAACAAGGCTTGTTTGTGTGCTCGGTGTGTAACGCCAGTTTCAGCTTCAGAAGCAGTCTGGTTCAACACATGAGGATTCACACCGGATAGTCAGTTGCTTTGGTCACGACCAGTTGCCCCCAACATGTTCCACAAGCCGGTTCAACGTCAGACGGTATGTTCACAGACCAGCGGATAAATACAACAGAATTAAACAATACGACCaacataaaaactgtttttttctaaatataataataaatgtgaatctAATGTGTATTGACTTTACTAGCAGCATTCTCATGGCGTCATgccaacatttgttttttttggatttgCTAGCTAGGGAATTCCAGTTTAGCGgtaatttattctgtgttagcagccggagcggcccctttaagaaggtagtcatgtgaccaaggcaagcatcttgacaaatgtcaagagtgactcagacagatgtggaggagagcaTCTGctcattttaaagaaaatttgaGAATCAgagaacatataaacaaaaataatgtcagttctgtattctttctgtgcggcccgggtGACCAGTTACCATTTGACCCAAGGACTGGTACCAGTCCACGACCCTAAGGTTGAGGACAACTTATTGCGACAACAAAACCAACAGGTGATGCTGTTGCCATCAGATGAACTTCCTAATAGCCAATCACAGACTGGTGTGGCGTTAGCTGTGTAATTAATCCTGATACTTGAAATAAATTGTCTGAAACACTCCCAGGTGTCCAGTTACGATGTCATCGTCCACCTGTGTGTCAGTGTCATTTAGTGTGTGTCGGGTGCGGACACGGCCTCAGTGCACGCTGGTCTCCATAAACGAGCAGGTCTTTAATAGCTGACATGGAGGTCGATGCTGCTGCATCAGCACatgttcaaccaatcagagaaaagagagacggttctggttctggttgtgcAAGCATGAGTTACTGACCAATAAATCAAACGTTACCTGAGTTCGACTGGAATTCCTATGAGAACTTGAAGGAACAGTGGAAAGATCCAAACACATCCATCAGACCAGTAAAACTTGATGTTCTCACACCGGATCTGAACCCATTTTTAGTTCAGGATCAGACATATGTGCCACAGAATTGCCGCTGTCCAACTGTCTTTACACGGTCACCACTTCCTGGTTTCTGTTGGTCAGTTTCTTACAGAATTTTTGCCATGATTGCAGCGTCTTCCCAGACCAGATCCAAAAACTAGTCATGATCCCGACCATCATGGTCATTAGGTACTTCATCAGGAACACAGAGAAGACAGGGGTCATTGGCACCAAGTTGCCAGCTGGACAAGGGACAGCAAATCCCCTGCAGGTCTGCATTCGCCACGTCCTCTCCCACTGCACCCGGAATGCCTGCTCGTAGAAGTAGCATCCCATGACGGTTGTGGCGGACACAGTGTACAAAAGGCTGAACACTGCGATTCGCACCATGAACTTGTCCATCCTGTCTGTTCTGGCGCCATCTTGTTTCATGATGGTACGAATGTGGAACAGAGACACAAAACCAACCAAGAAGAAGGAAGTACCAATGAAGAGATACACAAAGAGTGGTACCAGCACGAAGCCCCAGAGGGCGTCCAAGTTGTAGATCCCCACGTAGCAGACACCGGTGAAGACGTCACCCTCCACCTGCCCCATCAAAATGACAGTGATGGTCTGAACTGCTGGAACAGCCCACACTACCAGGTGGAAGTACCGGTTATTGGCCTCGATTGCCTCATGGCTCCATTTCATCCTGGTCGACAGGAACCAGGTAAGTGACAGGACCACCCACCAGGTGGCACTGGCCATCCCAAAGAAATAGAGGATTATAAATAGAAGGGTGCAGCCTTCTTTCCTGGTGCCCTGGGCCACCATTTTGTAGCCATCCACAGTGAACTTATCGATACAAGCAACACTGTCCTCTAGCAGGAAGCCGGTGACATGGGCCCCTGCCACCATGAAGGAACAACCTGACAGGAAGATTATTGGCCTCTCGGGGTAACGGAACCTCCTCCTGTCCAACAGATACGTGAGCACTGTGAAGAGGGTGCTCACGCAGCACAGAACCGACCAGATTCCAACCCAGCGACGGCCAAGTTTTAACTCCTCCTCGTGGAAATACATCAGTCCGTTGGGTTTGGATGCCTCACAGGGGGCACCACAGTCTTCCACTGCCAGGAAGTGGTAGTTGAGGTAGGTGGGCACCTGGAGCTGTCGGGGGCAGGAGAAGGGCAGGTCGGTCTGACTCACCGGTTCAGACAGGCTGAAAACAGAGTTGGATGTTGGGTTGTCTACCTCGGTGGTGTTCTGTCCCACGCAGATGTCTCCTGCTCCATGGACTGGAAAGTATTCACAGTGAAGTCGGTCCGGCCACTGGAAGCCAAACCTATTCATAAGTGGCTCACAGCCCTGCCGCGCCCGCTCACATAGCGACCTGCAGGGCGGGATGGCCTGCTCCAGAACCGTACAGACGGGTGCATACAGGGAACACAGGAAGAACTTCAGATCCACGGAGCACTGGACTGCAACTAGTGGGTAAAACTGGTGAACTTCTAGTCCTGCCTCCTCCTGACTGCTGTGCCCCAGCAGGTTGGGCAGGATGGTCTGGTTGTAGGCGATGTCGGTGCACAGTGGTATGGAGATGGGCTGGCAGAGTTTGTTCTCCAGGGTGGACATCTCCGTCTCATACTGACTAGTGCAGGACTGGAGGAGAAACAAAGTGCAGCCCGTTATCCAAGCCCACCTCCAGCTTCCAGCTGCTGCCATGACAGATGACACAAAAGTAGTTTTTAAATGTTCGGCTGCTGCAAAGAAGAATTTCCTGCACTCcgttagtgtaacattagtcCTAACAGAAAGTGGAGGGTTCTTAACAACAGCTGCAGTCCTACAATGCTCACAGCCTGGAAGATCGATGGTTGAAGAAGAGTTCTGGCCACGGAACATGAAGGAACCGCCTCCCCCTCTGTAAGAGAGACTTCCGTTGCTAACAGTGGCTTTAAGTCCACCGTTGGTTCAATGTTTGACTCTGATCCACCAATCAAAGACTCAGACTTGGTCGGTTTCCGGGCGCCCCCGCCATTCAAGGCCTTTCCTGTAACCAGGAAGGGTGGCCTTGAAACTCACAGCCCTCACTCCTCcaatgaaatgatttgtttaCTTGCTTTTGTTGCTGATGGTTGGTGGGAGTGAAATGGGCGGGGCAGGAGTCCCCACAGTAAACAAGTCTGTTTAAAGTCTGcataattcattttcatttactaATTATAACAAGTACTCCACCGCACTCATGTTTTAATGATCACAAAGACGATAAAATCTCGTAAGTCCAAATGTAAGACAACCATTTTACAAACTTCTTGGCTAGCGCTACTGGATAGGAAAGACGTACAAACTCCTGGAAAAAGCCAACGAGTTACTGCCATGACCAAAGACACAATCATGCATGCTAATGCCTTCAACGTTTTTTCAGTCACAGAGCATCTTCCTCCCACAAAGTCAGGGTTAGTAAGGGTAAGTTTAGTACGGGTTAGGGTTACTATGGGTTATGGCTAGTAGAAGATAGGGTTAGTAGGGGTTATGATTagtagaggttagggttagtaagtTTTAGGGTTAGTCCATCTACCAGTGGGCCTGTTTCAAATGAAACTGAGACAGACAATGACCTAATGACCACCAACCTATCATCCATTTGAGACTTGGAATACCACCAGCTCCACAAGAGACCACTACAGTCCAGCTCCTACAGCCCTACCATCAGATGTAATCATGCTTCAGCCTGCTGCTCCTCAGATGGACCATAATAACAACGGCTCCACAAGAGACCACTACAGTCCACCTCCTGAAACCTTACAACCAGGTGCTGCTCCACCTGACAGAAGACTGACTGGAAGTCCCTGAAGGCACCACAAAGGCTTCAATCCATGAGGACCTTGTCACGTACAATAATCCCCTCTGATCCTAAAAGCTAGCTGACGATTTGGAGGATTGTCAGCTTTCCGTTTTTGGTCTTTTTATTTGCAGAGACCAAGaatgaagaagaacaagaagaagaagactaccACATCTGCTTGTTTTGCATTAGAGGATACAGGTTTTTGAGACATTTGGTCCATGTTGACCATGTAGCAACAAACTGCTGCAGGTTTGTTGGGTTAGCAGATTAACTCAAGATTACATTACAAGGAGTGTTTGGCGTCTTTACGTTTGATGGAGGCTAGGTGCTAGCTCTGCTCTGTCGCCAGCAATGAACTGCAGTTGGAGAAAGTGAAATCAAATGCTGTGAGAAGTTTGGGGTTCAAAACATGGCTGGGATTCTTCAGGGGCAGAAATCAAAGACTGCGCTCACTTTGATTGTTCTAGTTAGTGTCTTATGAATACATTTCATCAAACGATGATCAGACGTCCATCAAATCCAAATGCGCCATTTGATATTCAGACACCTTTTATCTCTCCGCATCAAACTTCACATCCGCCTGtcaatcaaaaatcaaaccaatgcatttattcatgagTGTTTTCAGGCCTCCTTCAAGTCGCACAAACATCGTTTGAAGACAACAGACAGACGACATGAAATTAAACGAGTCAAAGTAGAAAAGAAAGTGAGGAGACGTGAAGTCGCTGTGCAGCAACTGCATGAAGCTCCAACCCCACCATCTTCTACGCCTCATATCCACTTCCATCCCTCCGGACCACCTGATCCAGCAAAAGCACTTGATGGACATCAACTACTCCCACTGATTTAGTTCAGACACTGGGTTGAATCAAACATGCTTAAGTGCTTTTCTTTCACTCTGgtggctaacaggctaacagctGACTGTGAACATGTGGACGCTCACCTTTCGTTCCAGGGCAGGTACTTCCGGTGTCTCATCTTTGAAAAGGAGATCCCTCATCAGTCTGTTCCTTTGTTTTCAGCTGTAACAGAGTCTTCagtcattctcatttttattcacTCCATTCAacacagcagaagaagaaacccTGCAGTCATttgaattgatttgtttttattgttgacaAAGTGAGAGAACATCAAATAACCAGGGACATGTGTCTTCAGATCATTCCTGTTGGACATGAAAAACCAGTGCAGTCATCATGAGACAGACCCGGTCCATCTCATAGTCCCCCCCAAAACAGATGACCATCAACTCAATGGACCTGTCTACATGTTGTGGAATCTCACCAAGATATCTGCCAGCTGTTCTACGTTAGCTGATAGCAACAAACTGCATGTCCACATCACACCCCTCTGACCCACTAATGACGAAAAACCCTAGtaaaaactccttcatttgaGTCACAATAAAATCTCGTGATTT from Antennarius striatus isolate MH-2024 chromosome 24, ASM4005453v1, whole genome shotgun sequence includes these protein-coding regions:
- the LOC137591278 gene encoding uncharacterized protein isoform X2, with product MSQISRKPLDTVFQPHVTPTKTDVQLLPLSPEEVPSRQQNWSPSLDQEEPPELPHIKEEQEKLWPNLEEERLHGLVETEITQFTFSPVSVNGEEEEPQASQFDHAEDMKNKSDGKNHGGQEPNGEFNPGVKLSGLDNTRLHTEDVQLLWFSPEEVPPQQQDQSPSLDQDNLPKFPHIKEEQEELWTGPEEEGLQGPEEAEITQFRFSPVSVKDEEEDRQTSQLHHAEDMKNESDGEECGEPEPDGDLNPDSPLEKDNDEETSLSSEPATDDSHDWEPRRPSSDLSPRTNEKGSECHAGKAVKLFTCSVCERKYSWRNSLMIHMRLHTEGKSFHCSVCQKVYPRRGDVERHMRVHTGEKPFACSVCGTGFARNSTLKEHMRTHTGDKPFSCPVCGLRFTQSSILTTHLRIHTGEKPYSCSICHTSFSFRGTLSKHMRKHSADKPFRCSICGAVFTRRSALTKHGKLHSQQGLFVCSVCNASFSFRSSLVQHMRIHTG
- the LOC137591679 gene encoding frizzled-7-A-like, with translation MAAAGSWRWAWITGCTLFLLQSCTSQYETEMSTLENKLCQPISIPLCTDIAYNQTILPNLLGHSSQEEAGLEVHQFYPLVAVQCSVDLKFFLCSLYAPVCTVLEQAIPPCRSLCERARQGCEPLMNRFGFQWPDRLHCEYFPVHGAGDICVGQNTTEVDNPTSNSVFSLSEPVSQTDLPFSCPRQLQVPTYLNYHFLAVEDCGAPCEASKPNGLMYFHEEELKLGRRWVGIWSVLCCVSTLFTVLTYLLDRRRFRYPERPIIFLSGCSFMVAGAHVTGFLLEDSVACIDKFTVDGYKMVAQGTRKEGCTLLFIILYFFGMASATWWVVLSLTWFLSTRMKWSHEAIEANNRYFHLVVWAVPAVQTITVILMGQVEGDVFTGVCYVGIYNLDALWGFVLVPLFVYLFIGTSFFLVGFVSLFHIRTIMKQDGARTDRMDKFMVRIAVFSLLYTVSATTVMGCYFYEQAFRVQWERTWRMQTCRGFAVPCPAGNLVPMTPVFSVFLMKYLMTMMVGIMTSFWIWSGKTLQSWQKFCKKLTNRNQEVVTV
- the LOC137591278 gene encoding uncharacterized protein isoform X1, yielding MLVPLLCVLSSSCSLTVLPLTSTDVQLLPLSPEEVPSRQQNWSPSLDQEEPPELPHIKEEQEKLWPNLEEERLHGLVETEITQFTFSPVSVNGEEEEPQASQFDHAEDMKNKSDGKNHGGQEPNGEFNPGVKLSGLDNTRLHTEDVQLLWFSPEEVPPQQQDQSPSLDQDNLPKFPHIKEEQEELWTGPEEEGLQGPEEAEITQFRFSPVSVKDEEEDRQTSQLHHAEDMKNESDGEECGEPEPDGDLNPDSPLEKDNDEETSLSSEPATDDSHDWEPRRPSSDLSPRTNEKGSECHAGKAVKLFTCSVCERKYSWRNSLMIHMRLHTEGKSFHCSVCQKVYPRRGDVERHMRVHTGEKPFACSVCGTGFARNSTLKEHMRTHTGDKPFSCPVCGLRFTQSSILTTHLRIHTGEKPYSCSICHTSFSFRGTLSKHMRKHSADKPFRCSICGAVFTRRSALTKHGKLHSQQGLFVCSVCNASFSFRSSLVQHMRIHTG